One stretch of Prunus persica cultivar Lovell chromosome G1, Prunus_persica_NCBIv2, whole genome shotgun sequence DNA includes these proteins:
- the LOC18788882 gene encoding RING-H2 finger protein ATL43 produces MGLVFLFLKPTTSSTTPFFFLLLFLLLTFLSFLTAPTLADTNRHVSAPDLGDIASTSSSNPSPSPPNADPAKASSFRPSIAIIVGVLTTLFSITFLLLLYAKHCKRGALVVATGNANSGPSGSTQRKNSGIDRSVVESLPVFRFGSLRGQKEGLECAVCLTRFDRAEVLRLLPKCKHAFHVECVDTWLDAHSTCPLCRYRVDPEDVLLVDDASKILHSQQSSDVVLDIENDPGYRRVSGRHSFAGEQRPGNPILTWSFRRSLDSWTAFRKKSEPSTVGCLDRPRKDGLLLGQDRTRLEHRIIISPGLACGPGGLHQRWSDVQPSDLLYLRSEMIMSEGLPRQPSQQNENNSAQQVITVQAGPAGPARPARPAGIEESRRSWSCGGGSSVINSRSVSEITGLSRFSNRARSNESLSHHQQQQQQRQLKLVARWLAWVSSLSRPGIRTERTTTPTPPPIC; encoded by the coding sequence ATGGgccttgtttttctctttctcaaacccaccacctcctccacaacccccttcttcttcctcctcctctttcttctcctcaccttcctctcttttctcactgCACCCACTCTCGCAGACACCAACCGCCATGTCTCCGCCCCAGACCTCGGCGACATTGCCAgcacatcatcatcaaaccCATCACCTTCCCCACCCAACGCGGACCCTGCCAAGGCCTCCTCCTTCCGGCCGAGCATCGCCATAATCGTCGGCGTCCTCACCACATTGTTCTCCATCAcatttctcctcctcctctacgCCAAGCACTGCAAGCGCGGTGCTCTCGTCGTCGCCACCGGAAACGCCAATTCCGGACCCTCCGGATCCACCCAGCGCAAAAACTCCGGTATTGACCGCTCCGTCGTCGAGTCCTTACCCGTTTTCCGGTTCGGGTCGCTCCGAGGTCAGAAGGAGGGGCTCGAGTGCGCCGTCTGCCTGACCCGGTTCGACCGGGCCGAGGTCCTCCGTCTCCTCCCCAAGTGCAAGCACGCCTTCCACGTCGAGTGCGTCGACACGTGGCTCGACGCCCACTCCACCTGCCCGCTTTGCCGGTACCGGGTCGACCCGGAAGACGTGCTCTTGGTCGACGACGCCTCTAAGATCTTGCACAGCCAGCAAAGCAGCGACGTCGTTTTGGATATCGAGAATGACCCGGGTTATCGCCGGGTTTCGGGGCGCCACTCGTTCGCCGGAGAGCAAAGACCGGGTAACCCGATTCTGACGTGGTCGTTTCGGAGGTCTTTGGACAGCTGGACGGCGTTTAGAAAGAAGAGCGAACCGTCGACCGTGGGATGCCTTGACCGCCCGAGAAAAGACGGGCTGCTGTTGGGCCAGGACAGGACCAGGTTGGAGCACCGGATTATAATCTCCCCCGGGTTGGCTTGTGGCCCCGGCGGGCTCCACCAAAGATGGAGCGACGTACAGCCGTCGGATCTTCTGTATCTACGGTCAGAGATGATTATGAGCGAGGGGTTGCCACGTCAGCCGTCTCAGCAGAATGAGAATAATAGTGCGCAGCAGGTGATCACAGTGCAAGCGGGGCCCGCGGGGCCAGCAAGGCCAGCAAGGCCAGCAGGGATCGAAGAGAGCAGGAGATCATGGAGCTGTGGTGGTGGCAGTAGCGTAATAAATTCGAGAAGCGTGTCGGAAATCACTGGGCTGAGCAGATTTTCGAACAGAGCGAGGAGTAATGAGAGTCTGAGCCACCaccaacagcaacaacaacagcgACAGCTCAAGCTTGTGGCCAGATGGCTGGCGTGggtttcttctctctcacGTCCGGGTATACGGACGGAGCGTACAACGACCCCAACTCCACCGCCCATCTGTTAG